In Triticum aestivum cultivar Chinese Spring chromosome 5B, IWGSC CS RefSeq v2.1, whole genome shotgun sequence, the following proteins share a genomic window:
- the LOC123112516 gene encoding LEAF RUST 10 DISEASE-RESISTANCEUS RECEPTOR-LIKE PROTEIN KINASE-like 2.4 isoform X2 — MATHALVSIAVLLAVCAAPGALAQTVQVWFQCSPANYTAGSTYGASVRGVLRDVVAAAGRSSDGYATAFRSQQVKGGAPYGLALCYADAGPPEVCRLCLRMAAGNVTLACPRAASATMMYNNCLLRYVDPAADGRELARPEPDTEQRFSFYNNNMTSAGEADRYSAALNRLMDRLAPAAAEAGANGRPRPLAAFGQTNITADESLYGFAQCVAGLSPADCRLCLQSIAASLPMTKGGRAYSLTCYTRFEVVPFYMPPNTTRIVVAPAPAPSSPSTASKRGKLGIIVAVSAVAIIVLVTTCSIIAVKIHRSGRSPFPSLTGKDYNDRRDNIKEILGNYGSLAPRRYKFSHLKKITKSFGEKLGEGSYGMVYKGTLPNGGHVAVKFLHDTTGNGEEFVNEVISIRRTSHVNVVTLLGFCLEGSKRALIYDYMPNGSLDKFIYTENSKQALGWETLYGIATGIARGLEYLHRGCNTRIIHFDIKPQNILLDQDFVPKIADFGLAKLCNPKESYLLSMDGMRGTVGFIAPEVFSRRFGVVSTKSDVYSFGMVLLEMVGGRRNLRASVERESEVYFPDWAHSHLAQFGSLQPFDLGFDGPEEIAKKMATIGLWCIQISPASRPTMSKVLEMFEKSADELEIPPKQFIYSPIQ; from the exons ATGGCCACCCACGCTCTCGTCTCCATCGCCGTGCTCCTCGCCGTCTGTGCCGCCCCGGGAGCGCTCGCTCAGACGGTGCAGGTCTGGTTCCAATGCTCGCCGGCGAACTACACCGCGGGGAGCACCTACGGGGCCAGCGTCCGCGGTGTGCTCAGGGACgtggtcgccgccgccggccgctccAGCGACGGCTACGCTACCGCGTTTCGCAGTCAGCAGGTGAAGGGTGGCGCGCCGTACGGGCTGGCCTTGTGCTACGCGGACGCCGGCCCGCCGGAGGTGTGCCGGCTGTGCCTGCGCATGGCGGCCGGGAACGTGACGCTGGCGTGCCCGCGCGCTGCGTCCGCCACCATGATGTACAACAACTGCCTGCTCCGGTACGTGGACCCGGCGGCGGACGGGAGGGAGCTCGCGCGGCCGGAGCCGGACACGGAGCAGAGATTCTCCTTCTACAACAACAACATGACCAGCGCCGGCGAGGCCGACAGGTACAGCGCCGCGCTCAATCGGCTAATGGACCGCCTCGCTCCTGCCGCCGCCGAGGCTGGAGCGAACGGCCGGCCGCGTCCGCTTGCCGCGTTCGGGCAGACCAATATCACCGCCGACGAGAGCCTTTACGGGTTCGCGCAGTGTGTGGCGGGCCTGTCCCCCGCCGActgccgcctctgcctccagagCATCGCCGCGTCGTTGCCCAT GACAAAAGGAGGGCGGGCCTACTCGCTGACATGCTACACGAGGTTCGAGGTGGTGCCCTTCTACATGCCGCCCAACACAACCAGGATCGTCGTGgctccggcgccggcgccgtcgTCCCCCTCAACAG CTTCTAAGCGTGGCAAGTTGGGCATAATTGTGGCAG TTTCAGCGGTTGCAATAATTGTTTTGGTCACGACGTGCTCCATTATTGCTGTGAAGATTCACAGAAGTGGAAGATCTCCATTTCCATCGTTGACAGGAAAGGACTACAACGACCGACGGGACAACATCAAAGAAATATTGGGCAACTACGGCTCACTAGCTCCCAGGAGGTACAAATTCTCACACCTCAAGAAAATAACCAAATCATTTGGTGAAAAGCTAGGGGAGGGTAGCTATGGCATGGTATACAAGGGCACCCTACCAAATGGCGGCCATGTCGCTGTCAAGTTCCTTCATGACACGACCGGAAATGGAGAAGAATTTGTAAATGAGGTCATCAGCATTAGAAGGACATCCCACGTCAATGTTGTCACTCTGCTTGGTTTCTGTTTGGAAGGTTCAAAGAGAGCTCTCATCTATGATTATATGCCTAATGGGTCACTCGACAAATTCATCTACACCGAGAATTCGAAACAAGCTCTTGGATGGGAGACACTATATGGGATCGCAACGGGCATCGCGAGAGGATTGGAGTATCTTCACCGAGGGTGTAACACACGAATCATACACTTTGACATCAAGCCCCAAAACATCCTCCTAGACCAGGACTTCGTCCCGAAGATCGCCGATTTTGGTCTGGCGAAGTTGTGCAACCCCAAGGAGAGCTACCTATTGTCGATGGATGGCATGAGGGGTACAGTCGGGTTCATCGCGCCTGAGGTCTTCTCGAGGCGGTTCGGGGTCGTGTCGACAAAGTCGGATGTGTACAGCTTCGGGATGGTGCTCTTGGAAATGGTCGGTGGAAGGAGAAACTTGCGAGCAAGTGTTGAGAGGGAAAGTGAGGTGTACTTCCCGGATTGGGCTCACAGTCACCTCGCACAATTTGGGAGCTTGCAACCATTTGACTTGGGATTTGATGGACCTGAAGAGATCGCGAAGAAGATGGCCACTATCGGGCTGTGGTGCATACAGATCTCACCGGCGTCTCGCCCGACGATGAGCAAGGTTCTGGAAATGTTTGAGAAGAGCGCAGATGAACTTGAGATACCGCCAAAGCAGTTCATCTACTCACCTATACAGTGA
- the LOC123112516 gene encoding LEAF RUST 10 DISEASE-RESISTANCEUS RECEPTOR-LIKE PROTEIN KINASE-like 2.4 isoform X1 translates to MATHALVSIAVLLAVCAAPGALAQTVQVWFQCSPANYTAGSTYGASVRGVLRDVVAAAGRSSDGYATAFRSQQVKGGAPYGLALCYADAGPPEVCRLCLRMAAGNVTLACPRAASATMMYNNCLLRYVDPAADGRELARPEPDTEQRFSFYNNNMTSAGEADRYSAALNRLMDRLAPAAAEAGANGRPRPLAAFGQTNITADESLYGFAQCVAGLSPADCRLCLQSIAASLPMTKGGRAYSLTCYTRFEVVPFYMPPNTTRIVVAPAPAPSSPSTASKRGKLGIIVAVSAVAIIVLVTTCSIIAVKIHRSGRSPFPSLTGKDYNDRRDNIKEILGNYGSLAPRRYKFSHLKKITKSFGEKLGEGSYGMVYKGTLPNGGHVAVKFLHDTTGNGEEFVNEVISIRRTSHVNVVTLLGFCLEGSKRALIYDYMPNGSLDKFIYTENSKQALGWETLYGIATGIARGLEYLHRGCNTRIIHFDIKPQNILLDQDFVPKIADFGLAKLCNPKESYLLSMDGMRGTVGFIAPEVFSRRFGVVSTKSDVYSFGMVLLEMVGGRRNLRASVERESEVYFPDWAHSHLAQFGSLQPFDLGFDGPEEIAKKMATIGLWCIQISPASRPTMSKVLEMFEKSADELEIPPKQFIYSPIHDDSDELQNQSRVSTDTSRTS, encoded by the exons ATGGCCACCCACGCTCTCGTCTCCATCGCCGTGCTCCTCGCCGTCTGTGCCGCCCCGGGAGCGCTCGCTCAGACGGTGCAGGTCTGGTTCCAATGCTCGCCGGCGAACTACACCGCGGGGAGCACCTACGGGGCCAGCGTCCGCGGTGTGCTCAGGGACgtggtcgccgccgccggccgctccAGCGACGGCTACGCTACCGCGTTTCGCAGTCAGCAGGTGAAGGGTGGCGCGCCGTACGGGCTGGCCTTGTGCTACGCGGACGCCGGCCCGCCGGAGGTGTGCCGGCTGTGCCTGCGCATGGCGGCCGGGAACGTGACGCTGGCGTGCCCGCGCGCTGCGTCCGCCACCATGATGTACAACAACTGCCTGCTCCGGTACGTGGACCCGGCGGCGGACGGGAGGGAGCTCGCGCGGCCGGAGCCGGACACGGAGCAGAGATTCTCCTTCTACAACAACAACATGACCAGCGCCGGCGAGGCCGACAGGTACAGCGCCGCGCTCAATCGGCTAATGGACCGCCTCGCTCCTGCCGCCGCCGAGGCTGGAGCGAACGGCCGGCCGCGTCCGCTTGCCGCGTTCGGGCAGACCAATATCACCGCCGACGAGAGCCTTTACGGGTTCGCGCAGTGTGTGGCGGGCCTGTCCCCCGCCGActgccgcctctgcctccagagCATCGCCGCGTCGTTGCCCAT GACAAAAGGAGGGCGGGCCTACTCGCTGACATGCTACACGAGGTTCGAGGTGGTGCCCTTCTACATGCCGCCCAACACAACCAGGATCGTCGTGgctccggcgccggcgccgtcgTCCCCCTCAACAG CTTCTAAGCGTGGCAAGTTGGGCATAATTGTGGCAG TTTCAGCGGTTGCAATAATTGTTTTGGTCACGACGTGCTCCATTATTGCTGTGAAGATTCACAGAAGTGGAAGATCTCCATTTCCATCGTTGACAGGAAAGGACTACAACGACCGACGGGACAACATCAAAGAAATATTGGGCAACTACGGCTCACTAGCTCCCAGGAGGTACAAATTCTCACACCTCAAGAAAATAACCAAATCATTTGGTGAAAAGCTAGGGGAGGGTAGCTATGGCATGGTATACAAGGGCACCCTACCAAATGGCGGCCATGTCGCTGTCAAGTTCCTTCATGACACGACCGGAAATGGAGAAGAATTTGTAAATGAGGTCATCAGCATTAGAAGGACATCCCACGTCAATGTTGTCACTCTGCTTGGTTTCTGTTTGGAAGGTTCAAAGAGAGCTCTCATCTATGATTATATGCCTAATGGGTCACTCGACAAATTCATCTACACCGAGAATTCGAAACAAGCTCTTGGATGGGAGACACTATATGGGATCGCAACGGGCATCGCGAGAGGATTGGAGTATCTTCACCGAGGGTGTAACACACGAATCATACACTTTGACATCAAGCCCCAAAACATCCTCCTAGACCAGGACTTCGTCCCGAAGATCGCCGATTTTGGTCTGGCGAAGTTGTGCAACCCCAAGGAGAGCTACCTATTGTCGATGGATGGCATGAGGGGTACAGTCGGGTTCATCGCGCCTGAGGTCTTCTCGAGGCGGTTCGGGGTCGTGTCGACAAAGTCGGATGTGTACAGCTTCGGGATGGTGCTCTTGGAAATGGTCGGTGGAAGGAGAAACTTGCGAGCAAGTGTTGAGAGGGAAAGTGAGGTGTACTTCCCGGATTGGGCTCACAGTCACCTCGCACAATTTGGGAGCTTGCAACCATTTGACTTGGGATTTGATGGACCTGAAGAGATCGCGAAGAAGATGGCCACTATCGGGCTGTGGTGCATACAGATCTCACCGGCGTCTCGCCCGACGATGAGCAAGGTTCTGGAAATGTTTGAGAAGAGCGCAGATGAACTTGAGATACCGCCAAAGCAGTTCATCTACTCACCTATACA TGATGACTCGGATGAACTACAGAACCAGAGCCGAGTTTCTACGGACACTAGCAGAACTAGCTAG